In the Spirochaetales bacterium genome, TCAAGAGGCAAGCTTCATCTGCCGTCCCCATTATCAGCTTGTGATCACATTGTGTTTCTAAATAAATGAGCTATAGTGTTTATCAGAGTTCATTATTACAGGAAGGAGTCAATAAAGTGAAAATATTTAATGTTATTGTTGCGATGGTACTTCTTTTTACGGGCTGTGCGACATCCGTTAAAAACCTCGAAATCAAAAATTTCAGCGCACATCTGGAAAATATCGACAGGAATGATCCCGTAACATCGCTTATACCCGGAAAGATATACAGAGTTCGTGTAACGGTATATACGGCGGATGGTAAGGAAATTGCGAATCCTGTCTTGAAGGACTTCACGTTTGCCAGTCACGATAATTCACTCACGGTTATAAAAAACAATTATGTCAAGGTCAATCCAAACAGCTTTATGTTCATAAGCGGAAACCGGTGCACATTACAAATTATAACCCCAGGAAATGATCTTTCCGAAGAACTTTTCTTTCCGATTGATTGGGACGGGTATGATACGATCGATTTTTCCGGCTACGAAGTAGATCCTCCTGGACAGCTTTACGATGCCGGGACGGTAACGGCCGGCTGCCTTATACTCGGCTGTTTTGGAGTCTTGGCTGTCGCATCGAATACAAAGGACACGGCACCCGTCGACGGACAGGATGGAGAACACGGTGAACACGGGAAAAACGGCGAAACGGTCGTGATTCATGCGGCGTATTACAATCATAATCCCGCCGATAACGCCGGGATCGCTGACAGGTATATCGTCATCTATGAACAGAATAACAACATGCTTTTCGCGCTGAAAGCCGACAAACAAATAACCATTACGACGAACGGCGGTGACGGAGAATCAGGTGAAGACGGTACCGATGGAAGAAACAAGGGAAGAGGCGGAGACGGCGGCGACGGCGGTAACGGTGGAGATGCGGGAAATATTACCCTCATCTATCATGGTGAAAGCGACATTCTGAGCAGGTTTACGTTGACATCCCGCGGCGGCAGTGCCGGAAGCGGCGGCGAAGCGGGAAAATCCGACTTTTATGCGAAAAGAGGAAGAGACGGCAGACCGGGTATTGACGGACGCGACGGCGAGATTTTTTTCGTTGACAAAGACTCTTTCTCTTCGATGTTCGCCGTCACCGGATATCCGGAATTCAATAAAGAGGATCTGCTCGTTACAGAATGATTTTACCGCGAACGATATAATAAAAAGGCCGTCCCTTCACAAGAGACGGCCTTGCTTTTCAATGAAATCCGCACATTCTTACTTTTATGCCCTTATAATACCGGTAGGGCTGTCGGTATCGGTGTGGGCGGTGTGGTAACGCCCGGCGGTTCCGGTGTCGGTGTCGCAGGATCGGTCTCGTAGGATGCGGTTCCCGAAACAGGAATCACAAGCGGTTCGTCATCATAAGACGAATCGACCACGATGCCGTTTTCATACACACCTTCGGCCGCTGCTTCGAATGCGACTTTGATATTGAGGACGTCGAGGGGTTCAAGCGTCGCGGGAACGTCCGCCGTGATACCGAACGGATTTCCGGAAACTGTATCTTCCAGATAAATTTCAAAGATTTCGACCGTTTCCAGTGAATTGTTGGCGATGGTGATGGTCTTTATCAGTGTATCACCGATAAGCACACGTCCGAAATCAAGCGATTCCGGTATCGCTTCGAAGGAATCACCGATATAGATTTTTATCAACTCCCAGTACTCGTTGAATAACGGCGAGGAATAATCCTGGTAGTACGTTGAAAAGACAGGGCTTATTTCACCCCAACTCTTCTGTTTTCCGATCAGCTGAGTAAACAGATAAATGGTTTCGGCATCCCGGATAAGGTTCATATCGTTTCCCCTCAGATCCGCAATGGTTTTTTCGAACACTTCTGTTTTTTCCGTTCCGTTATCCGGATCTTTATAGCTGATGGTAAGTTTGAAGGTTTCATCCGATGAGAGTTCGTCCGTTTCCAGCTGGAATCCTTCGAAAAAGTATTGTGTGGTATTGTAAGAAAAATTGATCGGTTGTACTTCAACGGGATCGGTTGAGGTCTCTTCTGCGGCGGTGATATCATGTTCGAGTACGGCCGGATAATCCATCCTGAACTGAACATCCTTTGCCGCGACCATAAGCAATGCGGCGAACCTGTCCTGAAAGGCTTTTTTAGCATCGGTCAGGGTGATGACAGAGAAATAGGCGCCTTTTCCCGCATCTGTCAGCTGCTGGAGAAACGCCTCCTGAAAGGCTTCGCTGATCCCCAGTCCGGAAAAATAAATTCCTTCCTGTCCATTTATGATCACGTGCTGGGCAATCACCTGAGGATCGATTTCCCCGGTATTTGCATAGGCGTCGGTAAGGATAACGACCCTGTTTGACTTCTCCGGGTCGTAGGTGGCAAGTGCCGCCTGATATCCCTTGTCGACACCGTCTGCGAGATTCGTCGTTCCCGTCGGTGTGAGGGCATCGACAGCCGCGTTATAGGTACTTAAATCTTCTGGATATCGAAGGCCCTGCTGGGCGATTGCGGCCGTTGTTTCGAATGTCGCGATATTGATGACATCACCGTCCTTGAGTGAATTTGTCAGCGCGGTAAGGCCGTATTTCACGATATCCATTCGGGTGTAGCGTTCAGTATCGACCTGGACGGCATAAGAACCCATGGAACCGGAGATATCGACAATTAATGTTAAAACGACATTCTTTCGCGTTTCCTTTGTGATCACGGGAGATCCAACATAGACGCCGAGTTTGTATTCCTTTTCGTAACCTTCCTTGAGCGATTCCCGTTCCCAGAGGCCCATGGATACATCGAAGAGTCCGATATTCTCTGTCGTTTCAGGCGTGAAATCTTCATAATTCAAAAATTCCCACGGTCGCGCGAGTCCGGGATCGGGTATCACGCCATTATTCAATTGATACTTTGCGAGTTCCACCCCTGCCGTACTCGCCGAATCATCGTAGGAAAAATAGAAAAAACTGGTTTCAGACGGATCCGGCGTCACTTCGGGCATCGGGGTTCCACCCGGTACCGGCGTAATGGTTGTCGGAGGGGATGTGACCGATGAAATGCTGGTTGTTGTGGCGCCGCTTCCTCCGGAGGTCGGCGCGGGAGATGCGGCCGGCAATGATGTCGCCGACGGTGGATTCGTTACGGTCGGCGGGTTGGTGACCGTCGGCGGGTTTGTAGTCGTCGGCGGGTTAGTGGCCGGCGGATTGGTTTGCGCGTCTGCCGGAAAATCGGCGATAAGTCCGACATAATACTGGGCGATCAGAAGGGCGTCCACGATATTGATCGAACCATCGGCATTCACATCGCTTGCTGCAAGATCGATTCCCGAAACAGACATCCCCACATAATATTGTGCGACCATAAGGGCGTCGACAATATTAATGTTATTGTCCGCATTCGCATCCCCGGTAAGCGTAAATCCCGATGCGGCGCAAAAAATAAAAATGGCCAGGGCACAGGCACTGAAAAGACTCACTTTTTTCATACTCTTTCTCCTTTCTTTTTCTCATATACTATCATATAAGCAAAAATAATGCCATGACCGAATTCCCACTATTTCTTTATGGAATAACCATATATTTTATATTTTTCTGAACATTGCGTTGTATTAATGCAAATATAAAAGCATTTATGCACAATATATTGCATTTTTACAATAATGATTTAATTTTACCTGTTTATCCGGTATACGAATAGCGGTAGAACAGAGAAGGTTATTTGACGACTCCCCGGTCGCTTATATTGAGCAGCGTATTGCAATGCGGGCATCGAAACTCACCGAGTTTTTTGATCGTTATCTTTTTTTTACAGCCGGTGCAGGTCACGGTAATCGATTTATGGGTTTTCAGATCAATCTGTTTTATAAAATGAAGGAATCCCATGGTATCGATGACATTTTTGATATATGGATTGCAGTTAATAAAGAATATCTCTATTCCGTTAAATTTCGCTTTATTGATGACGTGTAGTAAGGAAGCGACAAACGAGGAACTGATATATTTCACCATTTTGAGATCGAAAAATATGGTCGCAAGCTGTTTTTCATCGTCAAGCAGGGCCGTTATCGCCATATTGAAGAATTTTGTGTAAAAGGTTTCCATTTCACCATTTATTGAAATGATTATTTCGTTATTTTTTTTATCAAGATAATGGCAATTAATTTTTGTTTCGAAATTCATTTTATTGAATTTATCAAAATAAGACGGATTTCTCACCTGAAACACTCCTTCTGATCCTAGTTAACATTATATGCTTTTCGGAAAATTTATCCAGTAAAAATCCGCCGGTAAATGTTATTCTCCGAAAGGAACGGCTTTTATCGAACCATTCAGGAACCCTTCAATATCGGGTTCGCAGAAAATCCGTTACGGATTGACAGGGTGCTTTGATTTTTAACAAAAAAATATGTATAGTATAGGCAATGGCAACATATATTTTAAACAAACAGAAAGCGGCGGTCATAAAACTAAATCCGCAGGATTATAATGTCATGATTCGTATCACAAACCCGAAAGACTATTTTATAACACTTGAAAACGAACATTGTTTCAGGGAAATAATGAGTCTGCGATTTTATGATATCGATGATGAAAGCAGCGGCCTTCATCTCTTCAATAAAGCACATCTCGAACTCATTATCGCGTTTTTCGAAAAACACAGGAATTGTACTAATATGGTGATCCACTGTGATGAAGGAAGAAGCAGGAGTGCCGGTGTTGCCGCGGGCTGGTTTCTGTTCAATGACAATAAATCGAGTGTCTACCGATTATATCACGATAATATACATTATCCCAATCGCAGGGTCGTCGAGCTTTTTTTTGAGTATTTCGGCGTGAAAAAAGAGCTTATCGACAAGTGGGAGCGGGATCTTTTCGGCTAAATGAAAAAAAACAGTCGTAGCGACTATTCTATACCGCACTGGCAACCTGGTACGTTTTCCATTTTTTCTCGTGAGTCAATGGAGGAGCCGACATCCCGATGATGAACTGACGGTTGCATTAGCGTACGTGAGGTTTTTATTCGGCGGCTGGTTCCGCGATGACCGCATCTTCGGGATTCACGAAATCGAAAAATCCTTTTTTTTCTATCGTTCCTTCCGAGATCACCTCATCCGTGGCTGTTACTCTGAAACTGCCGACAACATCGTCATCGGTATACACCAATACCATATCCTTGTGATCGAGTCTCAGCGTCCCCTTTTTGACGATGATGAGCGTATCGTCCTTTTTTATACCGTGATAGGTTCCCAGATCGATTATTCCTTTATTGAACTTTCTTGCGAGGAGTGTTCCGTTCAACGGAAGCGACGATTCGATCGTGTCCGCCGCGGCAAAAAGGGCCTGCTGAATTCGTTTATTTCCCGTTTTATAGACGTTGTATTCGTTCAGTTTCGAACCGATCCGCGTGAGGTAAATGGTAAATACGATTTCGATGCTTCGCTCCCGTTCGGTGAAAGCGACGATGATAAAAAAATCCGATTTCAATTCGTTCGCCCCTCTGAACGCGGCTTCAAAAGAGTCGATTGCTTCTCCGTCATTCTTGACCTCGACGACGCGGAATCGGATGAGTTGATCCTTTAAATAACCCAGCATAACCCGATCGCCGTATGGATGAATCAGTCTGTTTTTGTGCGGAATCGTATAGAGGGCGAACGAAAAACTATTCTGCTTGACTGCATACTGGTCAAAAAGTGTTTTCGTATCTTCCTCTCCTGAAATGCCGATTCCTCCCGTTATAGCACGAAGTTCGGGAAGCCACCGGTAGGAGACACTGTCGTAGAGATTCATCAGGTGCAGATCGTATTCATCGAGAACTTCCCTGTTTTTTGTTTTATAATCATCTTTTAATACCTTCAATTCCATCAGATATTTTATCGGAAACCCCATTTTTTTATAAATCCGGGCATACGCGTACCGGGCAGTCTCCCAGTCATAATCCAGCCGCAGGCTTCTCCTGTATTCGACAAGTGCGCTTGTAAGATAGCTTTT is a window encoding:
- a CDS encoding VWA domain-containing protein; protein product: MKKVSLFSACALAIFIFCAASGFTLTGDANADNNINIVDALMVAQYYVGMSVSGIDLAASDVNADGSINIVDALLIAQYYVGLIADFPADAQTNPPATNPPTTTNPPTVTNPPTVTNPPSATSLPAASPAPTSGGSGATTTSISSVTSPPTTITPVPGGTPMPEVTPDPSETSFFYFSYDDSASTAGVELAKYQLNNGVIPDPGLARPWEFLNYEDFTPETTENIGLFDVSMGLWERESLKEGYEKEYKLGVYVGSPVITKETRKNVVLTLIVDISGSMGSYAVQVDTERYTRMDIVKYGLTALTNSLKDGDVINIATFETTAAIAQQGLRYPEDLSTYNAAVDALTPTGTTNLADGVDKGYQAALATYDPEKSNRVVILTDAYANTGEIDPQVIAQHVIINGQEGIYFSGLGISEAFQEAFLQQLTDAGKGAYFSVITLTDAKKAFQDRFAALLMVAAKDVQFRMDYPAVLEHDITAAEETSTDPVEVQPINFSYNTTQYFFEGFQLETDELSSDETFKLTISYKDPDNGTEKTEVFEKTIADLRGNDMNLIRDAETIYLFTQLIGKQKSWGEISPVFSTYYQDYSSPLFNEYWELIKIYIGDSFEAIPESLDFGRVLIGDTLIKTITIANNSLETVEIFEIYLEDTVSGNPFGITADVPATLEPLDVLNIKVAFEAAAEGVYENGIVVDSSYDDEPLVIPVSGTASYETDPATPTPEPPGVTTPPTPIPTALPVL
- a CDS encoding STAS domain-containing protein, encoding MRNPSYFDKFNKMNFETKINCHYLDKKNNEIIISINGEMETFYTKFFNMAITALLDDEKQLATIFFDLKMVKYISSSFVASLLHVINKAKFNGIEIFFINCNPYIKNVIDTMGFLHFIKQIDLKTHKSITVTCTGCKKKITIKKLGEFRCPHCNTLLNISDRGVVK